A window of the Helianthus annuus cultivar XRQ/B chromosome 4, HanXRQr2.0-SUNRISE, whole genome shotgun sequence genome harbors these coding sequences:
- the LOC110937256 gene encoding ras-related protein Rab11B: MASFAEDDYDYLYKVVLIGDSGVGKSNLLSRFSKNEFSLDSKSTIGVEFATRNISVEDKKIKGQIWDTAGQERYRAITSAYYRGTVGALIVYDITRKVTFENVDRWLKELKDHTDQNIVVMLVGNKADLGHLRAVTTDEAKAYSERENVFFMETSALESLNVEKAFTEVLTQIYRVMSRKALGVTTDPALLPKGQTINIGGKDDVSAMKKTGCCSS; the protein is encoded by the exons ATGGCTTCATTCGCAGAAGACGATTATGATTATTTATACAAGGTAGTTTTGATCGGGGATTCAGGCGTCGGTAAATCTAACCTTTTGTCGCGATTCTCCAAGAACGAATTCAGCCTCGACTCGAAATCCACAATTGGCGTTGAATTCGCCACCCGTAACATTAGTGTTGAAGACAAGAAAATCAAGGGCCAAATCTGGGATACCGCTGGACAAGAAAG GTACCGAGCTATCACAAGCGCTTATTACAGAGGAACCGTAGGCGCTCTAATTGTTTACGACATCACACGAAAAGTAACGTTTGAAAATGTTGATCGGTGGCTAAAGGAGCTTAAAGACCACACGGACCAAAACATCGTGGTCATGCTAGTGGGAAACAAGGCCGATCTTGGTCACCTACGAGCCGTTACAACAGATGAAGCCAAGGCTTATTCTGAGAGAGAGAACGTCTTTTTTATGGAAACATCGGCTCTGGAGTCGCTAAACGTTGAGAAAGCTTTTACCGAAGTACTAACTCAGATTTATCGAGTTATGAGCCGAAAGGCGCTTGGCGTTACTACTGACCCTGCTCTATTACCCAAGGGACAAACGATTAACATCGGAGGTAAAGATGATGTCTCGGCTATGAAGAAAACCGGGTGTTGCTCTTCATAA
- the LOC110937255 gene encoding transcription factor VOZ1, translating into MGRGTKSHRILKDRAMNRVDDLQLMFMDLQSARKESRNIDMVVLEEQVHQMLKEWKKELNQPSPASSLHQGGSLGSFSPDISRLLQLCDEEDDGVTSGLAAPKPDPDAHNISPNSIVNNANFVVTPVSQEHEFKLLDQYKDSHLGITTAGGQNTGVDNQFDYFSFNSPPEFEPNGIGGIYGVWGEDGLPQVTSFLSNICPPPSAFLGPKCALWDCPRPAQGWWPERPVQWWCTSYCSSLHAVVAQNEGQPGMTPVIRPKGIELKDNLLFDALSAKAQGKNVGVPVCEGAATAKSPWNAPELFDLSVFEGEMLREWLFFDKPRRAFESGNRKQRSLPDYNGRGWHESRKQVINESGWLKRSYYMDPQPMKLVEWHLYEYEINRYDACALYRLELKLVDRKKNPKGKISSIHTSRYLNRPLVI; encoded by the exons ATGGGGAGAGGCACGAAATCGCATCGGATACTGAAAGACCGGGCTATGAACCGTGTGGACGATCTTCAACTGATGTTCATGgatctgcagtctgcaaggaaaGAGAGCCGAAATATCGATATGGTTGTTCTCGAGGAACAGGTTCATCAGATGCTAAAAGAATGGAAGAAGGAACTTAACCAGCCTTCCCCTGCATCTTCTTTGCATCAG GGTGGAAGCTTAGGGTCTTTTTCCCCGGACATAAGTAGGCTGTTGCAGCTTTGTGATGAAGAAGATGACGGTGTAACCAGCGGGTTAGCTGCCCCAAAACCCGACCCAGATGCTCACAATATTAGTCCAAATTCTATTGTGAACAACGCG AACTTTGTCGTAACCCCGGTGTCTCAAGAGCACGAGTTTAAGTTGCTTGATCAATACAAAGATTCGCATTTGGGGATAACCACAGCAGGAGGACAGAATACTGGTGTTGATAATCAGTTTGATTATTTTTCATTCAATTCGCCACCTGAATTTGAGCCCAACGGTATTGGAGGGATCTATGGCGTTTGGGGCGAAGATGGTTTACCGCAAGTCACTAGCTTTCTGTCTAATATCTGCCCTCCCCCTTCGGCTTTCCTCGGACCAAAATGCGCGCTTTGGGATTGCCCCAGACCGGCTCAAGGCTGGTGGCCCGAGAGGCCCGTTCAATGGTGGTGCACCAGCTACTGCAGCAGTCTGCATGCTGTGGTGGCACAAAACGAAGGTCAACCGGGGATGACTCCAGTCATACGGCCTAAAGGCATCGAATTGAAGGATAATTTACTATTCGATGCACTTAGTGCTAAAGCACAAGGGAAGAATGTAGGTGTTCCGGTTTGTGAAGGTGCCGCTACTGCAAAATCACCATGGAATGCTCCTG AGCTCTTTGATCTATCGGTTTTTGAGGGTGAAATGCTCCGAGAGTGGTTATTTTTTGATAAACCACGAAGGGCATTCGAGAGTGGAAACAGAAAGCAAAGATCACTCCCTGATTACAACGGTAGGGGCTGGCATGAATCGAGAAAGCAAGTGATTAATGAATCTGGATGGCTAAAAAGATCGTATTACATGGATCCGCAGCCCATGAAACTCGTTGAATGGCATCTTTACGAATACGAGATCAACAGATATGATGCTTGTGCATTGTATAGATTGGAACTAAAGCTTGTTGACAGAAAAAAGAATCCAAAGGGAAAGATCTCTAGTATTCACACATCTAGATATCTAAATCGCCCGTTGGTGATATAG
- the LOC110935056 gene encoding optic atrophy 3 protein homolog encodes MSLPFMKLGTLALRTLSKPIANRLKKEAAINPKFRTSIIGIAQANHWLTTTVQRRIYGRATNVEIRPLNEERAVQVAGDLIGELFVFTVAGAVVIFEVQRSARSEAKKEEIRKQEIEVMKQRDEELAQQVELLKQKLNQLEQVTKQNVLARFLNLENGQTKDVKTAVSSS; translated from the exons ATGTCGCTCCCATTTATGAAGCTTGGGACGCTTGCTCTGAGAACCCTAAGCAAACCCATTGCTAACAGGCTTAAGAAAGAAGCCGCCATTAACCCTAAATTTCGAACTTCCATCATCGGTATTGCTCAG GCAAATCATTGGCTTACAACAACAGTACAAAGACGAATATATGGGCGTGCTACGAATGTTGAAATTCGGCCTTTAAACGAAGAGAGAGCTGTTCAAGTAGCAGGGGACCTTATTGGAGAGCTCTTTGTTTTCACG GTTGCAGGAGCTGTTGTTATATTTGAGGTGCAACGAAGTGCTAGATCAGAAGCTAAAAAAGAAGAAATCCGTAAGCAAGAAATTGAG GTTATGAAACAACGGGATGAAGAATTAGCACAACAGGTGGAGCTTCTTAAGCAAAAACTCAACCAACTTGAGCAAGTCACCAAACAAAATGTATTAGCCCGATTTCTCAACTTGGAAAATGGTCAAACCAAAGATGTCAAGACAGCAGTCTCGTCCTCTTGA